In a single window of the Amycolatopsis sp. cg5 genome:
- a CDS encoding AAA family ATPase encodes MTNWPIYQGTGVPHDGVDRLPSPPNWRSFSGGPVVAHPASADAAPDLGTARRLGEEHRAPIAGPDEVKMVNAALYLRRPLLITGRPGTGKSTLAYTVAKELKLGPVLRWPITSRSTLQDGLYRYDPIGRLREENLRQLRRRDGDSGEDTIAEDIGQHLRLGPLGTALLPYDRPRVLLIDEIDKSDIDLPNDLLNVFEEGEFEIDELSRLPREVEVVDVMSADRGARAAITRGRVECRAFPFVVLTSNGEREFPPAFLRRCLRLDMRPPTARQLSSIVEAHFGAEAARNAQRHVAEFLQRRERAELTTDQLLNAVYLATSGSRDDESFDSMVEAVLRPLAATESE; translated from the coding sequence ATGACCAACTGGCCGATCTACCAGGGAACCGGTGTTCCCCATGACGGCGTCGACCGGCTCCCGTCCCCGCCGAACTGGCGCTCGTTCAGCGGCGGGCCGGTCGTCGCGCATCCGGCGAGCGCGGACGCCGCGCCGGACCTCGGCACGGCGCGCAGGCTCGGCGAGGAGCACCGGGCGCCGATCGCAGGCCCCGACGAGGTGAAGATGGTCAACGCGGCGCTGTACCTGCGCAGGCCGTTGCTGATCACCGGCAGGCCGGGCACCGGGAAGTCGACGCTGGCGTACACGGTCGCGAAGGAGCTGAAGCTGGGGCCGGTGCTGCGCTGGCCGATCACCAGCCGGTCGACGCTGCAGGACGGGCTCTACCGCTACGACCCGATCGGCCGGCTGCGCGAGGAGAACCTGCGTCAGCTGCGGCGGCGCGACGGCGATTCGGGTGAGGACACGATCGCCGAGGACATCGGCCAGCATCTGCGGCTCGGCCCGCTCGGCACCGCGCTGCTGCCGTACGACCGGCCACGGGTGCTGCTCATCGACGAGATCGACAAGAGCGACATCGACCTGCCGAACGATCTGCTGAACGTCTTCGAGGAAGGCGAGTTCGAGATCGACGAGCTGAGCAGGCTGCCGCGCGAGGTCGAAGTGGTGGACGTGATGAGCGCCGACCGGGGCGCGCGGGCCGCGATCACGCGCGGCCGGGTGGAATGCCGGGCGTTCCCGTTCGTGGTGCTCACCAGCAACGGCGAACGGGAGTTCCCGCCCGCGTTCCTGCGCCGCTGCCTGCGGCTGGACATGCGGCCGCCGACCGCGCGGCAGCTGAGTTCGATCGTCGAGGCGCATTTCGGCGCGGAGGCGGCACGGAACGCGCAGCGGCATGTCGCGGAGTTCCTGCAACGGCGCGAGCGGGCCGAACTGACGACGGATCAGCTGCTGAACGCGGTCTATCTGGCGACATCCGGTTCACGGGACGACGAGTCCTTCGACAGCATGGTCGAGGCCGTGCTCCGTCCGCTGGCCGCCACCGAATCCGAATGA
- a CDS encoding NAD(P)/FAD-dependent oxidoreductase, producing MKYAVVLGGGMGGLLAARVLAAHFDQVTIVERDTGDGARPRRGVPQGRHPHTVLQRTSQLLEGLFPGLHEEYAAAGAQRVGLLDEVRVRLYGHQLCRPPIGWEMLWASRPLLEHGVRARVTALPNVVLRQGWEAIAPIAPDPGRIAGVVVTARDGTRTESLPADLVVDATGRTPRSLSWLKDLGYAPPKEDRTRVKLAYASRVLRCADDVLDGDRMVAIGPVPERPQGMIFTVQEHGRWLLTVYGYGDHRPGADRFMEHVRAVAPGDVWEVVSAAEPLGEVSVFQFPETCRRRYESLSRFPAGLIVVGDALCSVNPIYGNGMLLAATQATILDRVLGQGLGSRGFFAAAARALAGPWWLGVISDANIPGVPGPPGASMAAGYVRRFVAAAAHDPVLATEFIKVVGAVRPPLSLVRPAFIARMLRSVRSG from the coding sequence ATGAAGTACGCGGTCGTGCTGGGTGGCGGCATGGGCGGGTTGCTGGCGGCGCGCGTGCTCGCCGCACACTTCGACCAGGTGACGATCGTGGAGCGCGACACCGGCGACGGTGCCCGGCCGCGGCGGGGTGTGCCGCAGGGCAGGCATCCGCACACGGTCCTGCAGCGCACTTCGCAGCTGCTCGAAGGCCTGTTTCCCGGACTGCACGAGGAATACGCGGCGGCGGGCGCCCAGCGCGTCGGCCTGCTCGACGAGGTCCGCGTCCGGCTGTACGGGCATCAGCTGTGCCGGCCGCCGATCGGCTGGGAGATGCTCTGGGCCAGCAGGCCGTTGCTGGAACACGGCGTCCGCGCACGCGTCACCGCGCTGCCGAATGTCGTGCTGCGGCAGGGCTGGGAGGCGATCGCGCCGATCGCGCCCGATCCCGGCCGGATCGCCGGTGTCGTGGTGACCGCGCGTGATGGCACCCGCACGGAATCGCTGCCCGCCGATCTGGTCGTCGACGCGACCGGGCGGACACCGCGTTCGCTGAGCTGGTTGAAGGATCTGGGTTACGCGCCACCGAAAGAAGACCGGACCAGGGTGAAGCTGGCGTACGCGAGCCGCGTGCTGCGGTGCGCGGACGACGTGCTCGACGGGGATCGCATGGTAGCCATCGGCCCGGTGCCGGAGCGGCCGCAGGGCATGATCTTCACCGTTCAGGAGCATGGCCGGTGGCTGCTCACTGTGTACGGTTACGGCGACCACCGGCCAGGCGCCGACCGGTTCATGGAGCACGTGCGGGCGGTGGCGCCCGGCGATGTCTGGGAGGTGGTCAGCGCCGCCGAGCCGCTCGGCGAGGTGAGCGTCTTCCAGTTCCCGGAAACCTGCCGCCGCCGGTACGAGTCGTTGTCCCGGTTTCCGGCAGGGCTCATCGTCGTCGGTGACGCGCTGTGCAGTGTCAATCCCATCTACGGCAACGGAATGCTGCTCGCCGCCACCCAGGCGACCATTCTCGACCGGGTGCTGGGACAGGGCCTGGGCAGCCGCGGGTTCTTCGCGGCGGCCGCCAGGGCGCTGGCCGGGCCGTGGTGGCTCGGCGTCATCTCCGACGCCAACATCCCCGGCGTGCCCGGCCCGCCCGGCGCGAGCATGGCCGCGGGTTACGTGCGCCGGTTCGTCGCCGCTGCCGCGCACGATCCGGTGCTGGCCACGGAGTTCATCAAGGTGGTCGGCGCCGTCCGGCCGCCGCTTTCGCTGGTACGGCCCGCGTTCATCGCCCGGATGCTCCGTAGCGTTCGGTCCGGCTGA
- a CDS encoding xanthine dehydrogenase family protein subunit M, protein MRPFELTAPTTVEDALATPGTFLAGGTTLVDLMKLNVLTPQQVLDINELPLRGIETGDGLRIGALERMSDIAAHPGVYPMISRALLLSASQQLRNMASIGGNLLQRTRCSYFRDVATPCNKREPGSGCPAIGGANRMHAVLGTSDSCVATHASDVAVAFTALDAQVKLTSAEGTRTVALADFYRLPGDTPDVENDLRPGELITEVLVPRLDWASRSTYVKVRDRQSYEFALCSAAVAVDIQDGRIADARLAVGGVATVPWRLKAVEAALRGASLTQKSFEDAAALAVEGAKPLPDNAFKLSLLKRTIIRALLELTEGDR, encoded by the coding sequence ATGCGTCCGTTTGAGCTCACCGCGCCCACGACCGTCGAAGACGCGCTCGCCACGCCGGGCACCTTCCTGGCGGGCGGCACCACGCTGGTCGACCTGATGAAACTCAACGTCCTCACCCCGCAGCAGGTGCTGGACATCAACGAACTCCCGTTGCGCGGTATCGAAACCGGTGACGGGCTGCGCATCGGCGCGCTGGAGCGGATGAGCGACATCGCCGCCCACCCCGGCGTCTACCCGATGATCTCCCGCGCGTTGCTGCTGAGCGCTTCCCAGCAGCTGCGGAACATGGCCAGCATCGGCGGCAACCTGCTGCAGCGCACCCGCTGCTCGTACTTCCGCGATGTCGCCACGCCGTGCAACAAGCGGGAACCGGGCAGCGGCTGCCCGGCGATCGGCGGCGCCAACCGGATGCACGCGGTGCTCGGCACGAGCGACTCGTGCGTCGCGACGCATGCCAGTGACGTCGCGGTCGCGTTCACCGCGCTCGATGCCCAGGTCAAGCTGACTTCGGCGGAGGGCACGCGCACCGTCGCGCTGGCCGACTTCTACCGGCTGCCGGGCGACACGCCTGACGTCGAGAACGACCTGCGTCCGGGTGAGCTGATCACCGAGGTGCTGGTGCCTCGCCTGGACTGGGCGTCGCGGTCCACCTACGTCAAGGTGCGCGACAGGCAGTCCTACGAGTTCGCACTGTGTTCCGCGGCGGTCGCGGTCGACATCCAGGACGGCCGCATCGCCGACGCCCGGCTGGCCGTCGGTGGCGTGGCGACCGTGCCGTGGCGTCTCAAGGCGGTCGAAGCGGCGCTTCGCGGCGCCTCGCTGACACAAAAGTCCTTCGAGGACGCTGCCGCACTGGCCGTGGAAGGCGCCAAGCCGTTGCCGGACAACGCGTTCAAGCTCTCACTGCTCAAGCGCACGATCATCCGCGCACTGCTCGAACTGACCGAAGGGGACCGCTGA
- a CDS encoding polyprenyl synthetase family protein, giving the protein MERRTQLTNDYVAEALRHLAAFLGGPGKRVRPLFCWAGWRTVRDTMDPRLLDVAVGLELFHAYVLIHDDVIDRSDTRRDRPTLHRAVGEPDEWTATSAAILLGDMCEAWSAELLGTAGEAAGEHLHRMREEVLVGQLLDLRGTEPPLRVIHYKTTQYTVHRPLRMGAAMAGASPDVQEACRAYAEPLGEAFQLLDDLEDVMPGGPNPPAPAGDLREGKSTVVLGMALDFATAAQRDELLNLVRDRDLDDAGLRRAQRLIATTGAIDEVRRMIVHRRRLALAVLDDAPFQPAGAATLRALTDLALPGVRAW; this is encoded by the coding sequence GTGGAACGGCGAACGCAATTGACGAACGACTACGTCGCCGAGGCGCTGCGGCATTTGGCCGCGTTCCTCGGCGGGCCGGGAAAGCGGGTCCGGCCGCTGTTCTGCTGGGCCGGTTGGCGCACCGTGCGGGACACCATGGACCCTCGGTTACTCGATGTGGCGGTCGGGCTGGAACTGTTCCACGCCTACGTGCTTATTCACGACGACGTCATCGACCGGTCCGACACCCGCCGCGACCGCCCGACCCTGCACCGGGCCGTCGGCGAGCCCGACGAGTGGACGGCGACCAGCGCGGCGATCCTGTTGGGGGACATGTGTGAGGCCTGGTCGGCCGAGCTGCTCGGCACCGCGGGCGAGGCGGCGGGGGAGCACCTGCACCGGATGCGGGAGGAGGTGCTTGTCGGGCAGCTGCTCGACCTGCGCGGCACGGAACCGCCGTTGCGCGTGATCCACTACAAGACCACGCAGTACACAGTGCATCGTCCGCTGAGGATGGGAGCGGCGATGGCAGGCGCGAGCCCCGACGTTCAAGAAGCCTGTCGTGCTTACGCCGAACCGCTCGGCGAGGCGTTCCAGCTGCTCGACGACCTGGAGGACGTCATGCCGGGCGGACCCAACCCGCCGGCGCCGGCGGGCGATCTGCGCGAGGGCAAGTCCACGGTGGTGCTCGGCATGGCGCTCGACTTCGCCACCGCCGCCCAGCGCGACGAGCTGCTGAACCTGGTGCGCGACAGGGATCTCGACGACGCGGGCCTGCGCAGGGCGCAGCGCCTGATCGCCACCACCGGCGCGATCGACGAGGTCCGCCGGATGATCGTGCACCGTCGCCGCCTGGCACTGGCCGTGCTCGACGACGCGCCGTTCCAGCCGGCGGGCGCCGCGACCTTGCGCGCGCTCACCGACCTGGCACTGCCCGGAGTACGTGCGTGGTGA
- a CDS encoding ClpP family protease, protein MSNEEKQPMFDHRLRERFFSKRVLVLDGALDDDNGTVLITQMLSLASDDPDKDIALWIHSPGGSVPSMLAIRDVMRLVPCDVATLALGLACSAGQFLLSAGTPGKRYALPHARVLMHQGSAGIGGSAVEVEVQADSLRHTRDTVLGIIAADTGQPIERIFTDSLHDRWFTTAQALEYGFIDHVVDDLAQVVPVRSHKMGVGA, encoded by the coding sequence ATGAGCAACGAAGAAAAACAGCCGATGTTCGATCACCGGCTACGCGAACGGTTCTTCAGCAAGCGCGTGCTGGTGCTCGACGGCGCGCTCGACGACGACAACGGCACCGTCCTGATCACCCAGATGCTGTCGCTGGCCAGCGACGATCCGGACAAGGACATCGCGCTGTGGATCCACTCGCCGGGCGGCTCGGTGCCGTCGATGCTCGCCATCCGCGACGTGATGCGGCTCGTGCCGTGTGACGTGGCCACGCTCGCGCTCGGGCTGGCGTGCAGCGCCGGCCAGTTCCTGCTGTCCGCGGGCACACCGGGAAAGCGGTACGCGTTGCCGCACGCCAGGGTGCTGATGCACCAGGGCTCGGCGGGGATCGGCGGTTCGGCCGTCGAGGTCGAGGTGCAGGCGGACAGCCTGCGCCACACCAGGGACACCGTGCTCGGGATCATCGCGGCCGACACCGGCCAGCCGATCGAGCGGATCTTCACCGACTCGCTGCACGATCGCTGGTTCACCACCGCGCAGGCACTCGAGTACGGGTTCATCGATCACGTCGTCGACGATCTCGCCCAGGTCGTTCCCGTCCGCAGCCACAAGATGGGAGTCGGCGCGTGA
- a CDS encoding (2Fe-2S)-binding protein, with translation MDISLEVNGTTQELSVDPGVTLLDALRERLSVTGPKKGCDRGQCGACTVHVGGKPVLSCLTLAATVKQPVTTVEGLSTGDDLHPVQQAFVEQDALQCGFCTSGQIMSAAAAVRDGVEDVREFMSGNICRCAAYPNIVAAIEQARRADASV, from the coding sequence GTGGACATCTCACTTGAAGTGAACGGCACCACCCAAGAGCTGAGTGTCGATCCCGGCGTCACACTACTGGACGCCCTGCGCGAACGCCTGTCCGTCACCGGGCCGAAGAAGGGCTGTGACCGGGGGCAGTGCGGTGCGTGCACCGTGCATGTCGGCGGCAAGCCGGTGCTCTCCTGCCTGACGCTGGCCGCGACCGTGAAGCAGCCGGTGACTACCGTCGAAGGACTGTCCACAGGGGACGATCTGCACCCCGTGCAGCAGGCTTTCGTCGAGCAGGACGCGCTCCAGTGCGGATTCTGCACTTCCGGGCAGATCATGTCGGCCGCGGCCGCGGTCCGCGACGGTGTCGAGGACGTGCGCGAGTTCATGTCGGGCAACATCTGCCGGTGCGCCGCGTACCCGAACATCGTCGCGGCGATCGAGCAGGCGAGGCGGGCCGATGCGTCCGTTTGA
- a CDS encoding helix-turn-helix domain-containing protein — protein sequence MADILPFHPKRAPEPEPLWREALGRNLRATREEQGDRLVDIAERAGISPQYLSEIERGRKEPSSEMIAAVAGALGVGLADLLVDIAGDVRQRLGTRPAGRPEGPVLMAA from the coding sequence ATGGCGGACATCCTTCCCTTCCACCCGAAGCGCGCGCCGGAGCCCGAACCGCTGTGGCGCGAGGCGCTCGGCCGCAACCTGCGCGCGACCAGGGAAGAACAGGGTGACCGCCTCGTCGACATCGCCGAGCGCGCGGGCATCTCGCCGCAGTACCTGTCCGAAATCGAACGGGGCCGCAAGGAACCGTCGAGTGAGATGATCGCCGCGGTGGCCGGCGCGCTCGGTGTCGGGCTGGCCGATCTGCTGGTGGACATCGCGGGTGACGTGCGGCAGCGGCTGGGCACGAGGCCGGCGGGTCGCCCCGAGGGCCCCGTGCTCATGGCCGCCTGA
- a CDS encoding polyprenyl synthetase family protein: MVTDLLAAARRAVEPVLRHRVDTLPARMRLISGYHFGWWDGDGTDHEGGTGKTVRPALVYATARALNLATDKASVLAAGVELVHNFTLVHDDVHDQDVNRHGQPAAWTVYGEIDALLAGNALLSLGLETLAQHKEIPPAAAARLARCAIELCEGQSMDLAFERRSSITLDECLAMSARKTGVLLGCACAVTALTAGAAPEVVAALDDYGVEIGIAFQFANDLLGIWGDERIVGKPTGSDLTRLKKTLPIVHALESEPELAALYATGVELSSADSRRAVSLVARSGAREWAEAEIRRRLAVAHGHLDRAFGGDADLSTLADLALRYYQDNRGS; this comes from the coding sequence GTGGTGACCGACCTGCTCGCCGCGGCCCGCCGCGCGGTCGAACCCGTGCTCCGCCACCGCGTCGACACCCTGCCCGCCCGCATGCGGCTGATTTCCGGCTACCACTTCGGCTGGTGGGACGGCGACGGAACCGACCACGAGGGCGGCACCGGCAAGACCGTCCGCCCGGCACTCGTGTACGCCACGGCCCGCGCGCTGAACCTGGCCACGGACAAGGCGTCCGTCCTCGCCGCCGGAGTCGAGCTGGTGCACAACTTCACCCTCGTCCACGACGACGTCCACGACCAGGACGTCAACCGCCACGGCCAGCCCGCGGCATGGACGGTCTACGGCGAGATCGACGCCCTGCTCGCCGGCAACGCCCTGCTCTCGCTCGGCCTGGAGACTTTGGCTCAGCACAAGGAAATCCCGCCCGCCGCGGCGGCGCGGCTCGCCCGCTGCGCGATCGAACTGTGCGAGGGACAGAGCATGGACCTCGCCTTCGAGCGGCGGTCGTCCATCACCCTCGACGAGTGCCTCGCGATGTCCGCCCGCAAGACCGGCGTGCTGCTCGGCTGCGCCTGCGCGGTGACGGCACTGACCGCCGGCGCCGCGCCGGAGGTGGTCGCCGCGCTCGACGACTACGGCGTGGAGATCGGCATCGCGTTCCAGTTCGCGAACGACCTGCTCGGGATCTGGGGCGACGAGCGGATCGTCGGCAAGCCGACCGGCTCCGACCTCACCCGCCTCAAGAAGACCTTGCCGATCGTCCACGCCCTCGAGTCGGAGCCCGAACTGGCGGCGCTCTACGCGACCGGCGTCGAACTCTCGTCCGCGGATTCCCGCCGGGCGGTGTCCCTGGTCGCCCGCTCGGGAGCCCGGGAATGGGCGGAGGCCGAGATCCGCCGACGTCTCGCCGTCGCGCACGGCCACCTCGACCGCGCCTTCGGCGGTGACGCCGACCTGTCCACGCTCGCCGACCTCGCCCTCCGCTACTACCAAGACAACCGAGGCTCGTGA
- a CDS encoding TetR/AcrR family transcriptional regulator, translating to MTTGSVSPRRADTRRNHERILVAAAESLVRSDELSFNAIAKQAEVGVGTVYRHFPTPEALILAVYRREIAHLVDVVPALLERHPPEQAFRTWTTDHLAHYMMTKRGLADALRATAVSPGELPAKAFEAMLTAISELLRANEGTVRPGLEPETVLRGLGGLFYLDPNSDWRGQAGALADLLWQGMRDCRCD from the coding sequence ATGACGACGGGTTCGGTCAGTCCCCGCCGCGCGGACACCCGCCGCAACCACGAGCGCATCCTCGTCGCGGCCGCGGAGTCACTGGTCAGATCCGACGAGCTCTCCTTCAACGCCATCGCCAAGCAGGCCGAGGTCGGCGTCGGCACGGTCTACCGCCACTTCCCCACCCCCGAAGCCCTGATCCTGGCCGTCTACCGCCGCGAGATCGCCCACCTCGTCGACGTCGTACCCGCCCTGCTCGAGCGGCACCCGCCAGAGCAGGCTTTCCGCACCTGGACGACGGATCACCTGGCGCATTACATGATGACCAAACGCGGACTGGCCGACGCGTTGCGCGCCACCGCCGTCTCCCCCGGCGAACTGCCCGCCAAGGCCTTCGAAGCCATGCTCACCGCGATCTCGGAACTGCTGCGGGCGAACGAGGGCACGGTCCGCCCCGGCCTGGAGCCGGAGACCGTGCTGCGCGGCCTCGGCGGCCTCTTCTATCTCGACCCGAACAGCGACTGGCGCGGCCAGGCCGGCGCGCTGGCCGACCTGCTCTGGCAAGGCATGCGCGACTGTCGTTGCGACTGA
- a CDS encoding ClpP family protease, whose protein sequence is MSTYTIPNVITRGPGGERIMDVYSHLLSSRIVYLGTAIDSGVANALIAQLLHLESDNPEQEINLYINSEGGDPAATLALYDTMTYIKAPVATTCVGQAVAAGAVLLAAGAPGRRAVLRHTRVVLHQPAAEGRGTIPDLILQADEIVRVRTQLEEILSAHTGRTVADLRHDTDRDRVFDAAGAVAYGLADHVLDHRE, encoded by the coding sequence GTGAGCACCTACACCATTCCCAACGTCATCACCCGCGGTCCCGGCGGCGAGCGGATCATGGACGTCTACTCGCACCTGCTGTCCTCGCGGATCGTCTATCTCGGCACCGCCATCGACTCCGGCGTGGCGAACGCGCTGATCGCGCAGCTGCTGCACCTCGAATCGGACAACCCCGAGCAGGAGATCAACCTCTACATCAACTCCGAGGGCGGCGACCCGGCCGCGACGCTGGCGCTGTACGACACGATGACCTACATCAAGGCGCCGGTCGCGACGACCTGCGTCGGCCAGGCCGTCGCGGCGGGCGCGGTGCTGCTGGCCGCGGGGGCACCTGGCCGGCGTGCCGTGCTCCGGCACACGCGCGTGGTGCTGCACCAGCCCGCGGCCGAAGGGCGTGGCACGATCCCCGACCTGATCCTGCAGGCGGACGAGATCGTCCGGGTCCGCACGCAGCTCGAGGAAATCCTTTCCGCGCACACCGGACGCACGGTCGCCGATCTGCGGCACGACACCGATCGCGACCGAGTGTTCGACGCTGCCGGTGCGGTCGCCTACGGGCTGGCGGACCACGTGCTCGACCACCGCGAGTGA